The Nicotiana sylvestris chromosome 6, ASM39365v2, whole genome shotgun sequence genomic sequence CTTGAAGGGCTtcgtggatacttgttggggtagcaagcagacaaatgtttcggaggatgcattgagacttcgacttttcccgttctcacttcgggggaaggcgtTAGATTGTTTGGagaggctccccaatcattccatcactacatgggatgagttggcggacaagttcatcgCTAAGTTTTTCTCTCCAGGTCACATGGCGGCTCTACGGGACGAgattctagccttcaagcaagagccgacTGAACCGTTACACGAGATATGGGAGAGGTTTataacaatggtgaaagaatgccctaacaatgatatgactgatgtgatgatccaacaaacattctATAGGGGCATCAACACAACCAACCAATGTATTGTGAACCAACTGGCGGGAGGAAATTTTATGAAGCTTCCTTACAATGAAGCTTGTGATGTGTTAGATGAGATGGCCGACACATcgtcggcatggcaaagccgggCTAATATGCCTCAAGGTGATCCTAACGTCATACATTTGCATAAGGAGTTACATGTTCATGGCCAAGCCATTGCCGAACTTACAACAACAATGAATCAGTTGGCTAAAGCGCAGTTACAATAAGTTCAAAACCCGCACCAAGTCAACGCCATGGAAGGAGTGAATATGATAAAAAGGAGGCAAAGTGGGCAACAACCTCAAGGAAATTTTGATAACTATGATAATGGTGGTGGATATTCGAATGaatgctatgatgatcaaagtgaggaagtccaatacGTCAACAACcatcaagggaatagaggtaatcaagggaaccaacaatggataccccaaggaaattggtgcaatcaacaaggtggtaattggaacaataacaacaaccaaggaggaaattgggggaacaacaattcgggtaatcaagggaattggagcggaaacaacaacaacaattggaacaacaacaacaatgggcAAGGTGTGTGGAATAACAATGGTggccaaggaaatcgggggcaaggctttcaaaggcctccgatgtttcaacaaccgaacaacccgCCGCCGTTTCAATCTCAAGGGTTTAGTTCTTCGGGAAATGAATTTGGTAGAATTGAAGtatgtttgagcaaatgatgaagaagaaccaaGACTCCGAAGCTCAATTGGCCTCCCACAACACTTCTATCTGTAACTTGGAAGTAcaacttggccaaatttctcagtctttaaatactcgccaaaagggtgctctaccaagtgatacggtagtaaaccccaagggtgggcacaataatcatgtgatgaaGGTGACAACgtgaagtggaagaggcggtaatgtgcatgcctcaagaggaaaccaagttatggtggatgaagatgagttacgagataatgaaagcctttggtggttgaagatgtagttgaaccaagtgtgagagatgatgtgcggattgatattcaTGAGGTTGAAGAGGAGACacaagaggccgtgaacccgtctagggaacacgtgattgatatgCCCGAGCCGGTGGTGCCCAAAGTCAAAGCACCCTCACCTCGGCCTCCTCCGTcctatcctcaacggttggccaagcaaagAGGTGACAAcgaatttaagaaattcattgagatgatgaagagtttgactatcaacgttcctttggtggaggcactctagcaaatgccggggtacgcaaagttcatgaaagagttggttacaaaaaagagatcaatggagtgtgagacaatcaagatgacccatcaagtgagcgcaattgtgcattaTATGGCTCTGAAACTTGAGGACcccggtgcattcactatcccatgtaccattggaagtgccgaatttgcaaaagccctttgtgacttggggcaagtatcaatttaatgccatattcggtcttcaagaccttgggaatcggacaacctcgtccaacttctatgaggcttcaaatggtggaccggtcaatgaagcggcctttggggattattgatgatgtccttgttcgtgttgataagttcatattgccggtcAATTTCgttatcttggattgtgaggtggattttgaggtgccaATTATCCTTGGAAAACCTTTCCTATCTACTGGAAAGGCTTTGGTAGATGTCTAAGCGGGAGagttgaccttccgtgttggtgatgaaaaggtggtgttccatgtgtgcaaatctataaTGCAAccgaatagcaccgaggtgtgctcgtttgttgacattgtcacggcggtgatagtggatgacacaagcgcaatggtGAATGTTGAGGACCAACTTGAGGCtgtgctcttgaacatggatgttgatgatgatgccgggagagttgaatgtgtaaacgctttgcatggtatgggctcgtattcttatgagcctaggaagttatccttggatcttgagaatcgcaaaactcccccaaccaagccatctattgaggagccgccggtgttggagttgaaaccacttcctcctcacctcaggtatgaatacttgggccctaatttcactttgcctattattctttcgtcttgcttgactaacgtgcaggttgacacCATTTTGGCGGTTCTACAAAAGTGCAAGAGGGCGATCagatggacattggcggatattcggggtataagacccgccttttgcatgcataagatcatattggaggaggatgtgaggccctcacttgaacaccaaaggagactcaacgaagctatgcaagaagtgttcaagaaggaagttatcaagtggcttgactcCGATGTggtgtatcctatttctgacagctcatggacttctctggTGCAATGCGTACCGAAGAAAGGCGGGATGACTGTGGTAACCAATTCtaacaatgagttgattcctactcggacggtgacaggatggagagtttgtatggactatagaaagcttaacaaggtgactcgaaaggatcatttcccgttGCCGTTCCTCGATCAAATGCTTGATTTTCTTGTGGGTCGGTCATTCTATTGCTTTTTAGATGGGTATTCGGGGTACAATTAGATTCTCATCGCCTCGGAAGATTAGGAAAAGACGACCTTTACTTGTCCCTATGGCACATTTGCATTTTCAAGGATGccgtttggattgtgtaatgccccagcgacctttcaatgatgtatgatggcaatttttaccgacatggtggaagatatattggaggtctttatggatgattttagcgtggtGGGGGACTTCTTTGAAGAATGCTTGACAAATAtggatcgtgtgttggcccgatgtgaagatacaaacctagttctcaattgggaaaaatgccattttatggtagaagagggtattgtattgggtcataagatttcgaagagaggtattgaagttgacaaagccaagattgaagtcatttcaaggttacctccccctacttctgtcaaaggggtgaggagctttttggggcacacgggtttctaccgaaggttcatcaaagatttctctaaggtagttaacccgttgtgcaagttgttagagaAGGAGGCCAAGTTTGTCTTTGATGAGAAATGCGTGGAGGCGTTCGAGCTTCTACAACACAAGTTGACaactacccctatcattaccgcacccaattggagcttgccatttgagctcatgtgcgacgctagtgatgctgcggtaggggcggtcttgggccaaaggatcaacaagatgttccatccggtgtactactcaagcaaaACGATGAATaaagctcaaagaaactatacagtcactGAGAAGGAGTTGCTAGCTATTGtgtttgccatggaaaagttccgaccataccttatgggggccaaaatGATTATCCATActgatcatgccgcccttaggtatttgatgaccaagaaagattcaaaagcaaggttgatgatatgggtgctacttcttcaagagtttgatataGAAATTGTGgatcgaaaaggaagtgaaaatcaagtggcggaccacttgtcccgcttggaggaagaggggaggccttctgacggccttgagatcaatgatgcattcccggatgaacaactccttgcggtatctATGCATGATATGTCGTGGTTTGCTGATGTGGCAAATTATCTTATGGCCGGTATAATCTCGTATGAGCtcccttctaaccaaaggaagaagctcaagcgggatagtttggattattattgggatgagccatatttgttcaagatttgcaccgatggtgtgattcgtcgatgtgtcccggaagaagaacaattgagtatttggaggcttgccattcctctccctatggtggccatcatggtggggtgaggacggcttctaaggtgcttagttgcggtttctattggccctccttgtttaaagatgccggtgattttgtcaagagatgtgatgaatgccaatgaGCCGGTGGGATTTCAaaaaaggatgagatgcctctcaacacaattctagaggtGGACATTTTTTATGTGTGGGGTATCGACTTTATGGGGTCGTTCGTGAGTTCGTGTGGGAACACCtatatcttggtagcggttgattatgtgtcgaaatgggtcgaAGTCATCGTTTTGCCCAACaacgaagctcgaagtgtggtggcgttcttgaaaaagagtatcttcacaaggtttggcactccacgtgctatattagtgatggtggttctcatttttgcaaccgggcttttgattcattgtttgccaagtatggtgtaaatcacaaggtgaccactccttatcatcctcaagcgagtggccaagttgatgtttccaaccgagagatcaagagtattttgtccaaaactatcaatgccaataggaccgattggtcgaagaaattAGATGATTCTCTTTGGGCCTATTGGATAGCTTACAAgaccccgattggtatgtctctgtaccggttggtgtttgggaaagcttgtcatctttcgATGGAATTGGAgaataaggctatgtgggccttgagaaaattgaacttagaatgggatgtcgctgcgaatctccaggttgagcaactcaatgagctagacgagtttagatttcatgcctactccagctcgtccttgtacaaggataagatgaagtaccttcacgataagtatgccagagggaaggaattcaaagttggtgacatggttcttctgttcaactcccggttgaggttattccAGGGAAAGCTTAAGTATAAAtggagtggtccatttgaagttgttggtgtaacctcatttggtgctattgatctcaagaacaaaaatggtgaagttttccgggtcaatggccatcgtgtcaagcattacttgggaaagtttgatgacagccacgtggtggcactcattcatttgaagtgaCTTTGATGGTAAAATGCGTCATGCCGCgccgttaaatcaggcgcttcttgggaggcaacccatgtctttttctttctttttgatttctgtTGTAGATTAgatttttgagctaatggttTGTGAGATGCTGCATGAATTGTGATTGAACCAGTGCAAAACACCTATGCAAAAAGTGCAAAGTCTATGAATAGTGACCGTGCGGCCGCaatcccactttgtgcggtccgcaccggcCAAAGAAAATATTGCCAAGTTTCTGAAGATGGCTAGTGCGGCCGCGTCCTTGctcgtgcggtccgcactggtgaaggcCAAGAATGATCAGTCTCTGAACTGCGTTCACGCGGCCGCGTCCCACTTTGAGCGGCCCGCGTGGTTCTCATGCGGCTGCAGCCCGTCTCATGCGGTCCGCGTGCCTTCGTTTCAGCACCAGGTAAATGGTAAAGTCCCAGCGCGGCCCGTGGTCGTGTTCACGTGGCCGCACTGGACGGTAAGTGCTGGGCCCCATGGTGTttcttataaataggccattaggATCTTCATTAGAACTTTTCGCAAAAATTGACCCCTGAGCCCTAAAAGTTACTGTTCACATCAGAGACCCTTCTTAGTGTTAATATCAAGAGCATTTCTTCGCTCTCCTGGTAACATATCTCTCACATTAGTCTTTACTTagtattaatttaaactttatacatgtttacctagtcataacttcttcgtttttcttttttattcttcgTCGTTTCATGATTAGGATAGTTTTATATTGTTCTTGTTGTTCTTTGAAATGATGGGCATGTTATAAATGAGTAGGACAAAGTAGGATGCTAAAACGTGAAAGACTTGAGTTTTTTTTGTAAAACCCTAATTGCCCCTGTAATGAaagaccagcgcggccgcactccctgattatgcggtccgcatgcctTTTACGCGACCGCATCATTCTGTTACGCGGTCCGCGTAAGCCTTGAGCCTAAAGGTTGATAATTCCCAGCGCGGCCGCACGCCTTGTTTGTGCGGTCCGCTCCATGCCCCACGTGGTCGCATCCCAAGTTTGTGCGGTCCCCATGGGTGAGGTTCAAAGGGCACCAGTTTTTAATAGTATggccaatgcggccgcatgacCAGTTTGCGCGGACCACGTTGGCCCCCACGCGGCCGCACCCCTTGTTCATGCGATCCTCATGGTTCCTAATCAGAGAGGTGTTCATTTCCCAATTTGGTCAGTGCGGCCCGCATGCCTtgtttgtgcggtccacactgctATCACCTGTTCTATGTCTGTGTTTCTGTTCTGTACTTAAACTCTGCAATTGcctgaactaacaatgttagactTATTTGTGTGCAGAAAATGATTAAACAACGAGGGCGTGGAGCTAAACAACCTGGACGAGGAGGTGATCCCTCCCGGGGAGGtaaagcaaaattgaagaaactcactccccaaCCAAAGCTAAAAACAAGAAAGCAGGTGATGAGTGATGAAGAACAATCAGGGAGTGAGTACCTCCCCTCCCAGGATGTCTCAACTGATTCGGGGAAAGCCCCCACAGGCCCAGCTAAAGCTCCAACTATTATACaacctgagtcgtctgagggctcagaagcaggcagtgccaaatactccacctcccccacagcttcagaaTCCGGGGAGGGTGCAAAAGATAAAAACAAGAGTGATGAGGAGGTCTCGGATAGTGGGGTACTTAGAGTTGGGGGAATTGAAAGAACTAGAAACCTAGTTGTATGGCAGGACAGATTTGTCAGCGAGGTGGCCTTTCATAAATTCCGGGAAGTGTGGCCCAAGAAGAAGGTGATTCCAGAAAAAAGAGTAGTCACCCGGGATTTGTTACCCTACCTTCCCCGAGTCCATGAATAATTTATTACTAGAGTGGGGTGGGATTTCTTCAAAGATGAGCTGGTCGATGCAAATGAACATATGGTGAAGGAATTctacagcaatgtggcccacaccaAAGAAGGGTCAATTGCAACCAAAGTGCGGGATAAGAAGATAGTGTTCTCGGGAAAGGCGTTGAACGAGTATTTGGGTTTCAATGACGAAGATGACTCTCAGTACAGAGAGAAGTTAGAGTTGAAAGAGGAAGCTCGTCCTTGGGTAACACAGTACTTAGCTCAGCCGGATACTGTTCCAGAGTGGATTCAGGTGGGGAAGAAAATACTACGAAAGGACCTCAATTTTGAGACGAGAGGATGGTTAACTTTTGTATGCAACAGGTTGGACCCTTCGTCCTATGACCAGACCATTCCAATCGCCCGAGCGGTTCTCATGCGTCCATTATGGCAGGTTtccccatcaatgtggggaatgttatgtacagtgtgatcacatccattggcattgatacggacagaaactacccctaccCGAACACCCTCACAATGTACTTTGAAGATGCAAAGGTTAAGAAATACCCCTTCGATGTCGGAGTCCAGCCGGTGTCCCCATTTTCATGGTTTAGTATTCAGGGGCCAGACAACCCGAAGGGAGATAAGAAGGGAAAACCATCTACCTCTGCCCCGACTGGCCAGTCAGaggagccagttgcggtagagTCTTGAGCCACCTACTCTTGCTGCCACTACTGTTCCGAACATCCCATCCTCCTCTGCGGGTCCCAGTTCTTCAACTGGCCCAGTGGTTCCCACCTTCAAATCCAACCCCTTCACGGCCCAGCAGTTAGCAAAGACAttagccagtttgaacaactggatgtcagtctcgacatccaagttgtccactttgGCTACCACAGTTGCGGCCCAGTCTGCTCCAGCTACCGTTgagattcctcagtccattgaggagaCATTGAAGACACTCCTGGCCAACCAGGAGGAGATTTTGGCTACTCAGGCTGCCTTGACAAAGGTAGTTAATGCACATGGCAAAGATCTAAAGGAGCTTGCCAGAGAAcacaagaagatgagaaaatccCGAGCATCTAAGGAAGAGGTGAAGGTGCTCCGAGCTGAGGTTGACAAGCTAatggcagaccagctgcctttagacttgttcttTGATAAGTTAGCACCACCACCAGCCGTATTTGTACCGGAGCCATAGTAGGAAGAGGAGCCTAGGcacccaaggaagaagaggaagcttcctAGCACTGAGAGTGTTGTGATAGAGGTAGCACAGGTTCAGGAGGATACTTCCAGTGCTC encodes the following:
- the LOC138871161 gene encoding uncharacterized protein — encoded protein: MECETIKMTHQVSAIVHYMALKLEDPGAFTIPCTIGSAEFAKALCDLGQRPLGIIDDVLVRVDKFILPVNFVILDCEVDFEVPIILGKPFLSTGKALVDV